A part of Desulfomicrobium baculatum DSM 4028 genomic DNA contains:
- the asnB gene encoding asparagine synthase (glutamine-hydrolyzing) yields MCGIAGFFNPSGISFQRDVLASMAQALAHRGPDHQGLFQDRCCALAYRRLSVIDLAGGNQPVIHEPSGAVLVFNGEIYNYQPLRAELASLGHVFRTHSDSEVLLAAYLQWGDTCLRRLVGMFAFAVWNPREQTLFLARDRMGKKPLFYTLLPDGTLIFASEIKSILHFPGVPRRMNPLAMDRMLDYGFNLAPDTFLQGIHQVLPAHTLLAGRNGQRTAPYWDIPMESPVSAISEDEAAEGLRHHLVEAVRDRLVADVPVACYLSGGIDSSSVTGLYANLSNAPVHTLSIAFEDAGYDERHFARMVSSSFGTSHHEFFCAIAQEEIEKLVWHLESPLVTLLNLPFYLLSRQIRDMGFKVVLSGDGADEILGGYDYFKLVKLMNFIGRNETVGRANLLRRVFPGISTPQQAWMQYAMLKGYPAAHPALPYRFQAFQFKNQLMSESFVNRLLPIIGERDEELPVVPGSRSLLDQALYLETKMRLPNLTLALADTMSMANSVELRSPFMDHRLVEYVFSLPSHFKMRGLNEKYLLKKSFRTFLPPAISQRRKQPLSPPGKWFIRMFRDMIGDVLSAATVREKGYFRPEFTDHMLGEFDSDSPMDYSGVIIVAFFVHLFDDLFVSAKTPGGC; encoded by the coding sequence ATGTGCGGCATAGCCGGCTTCTTCAACCCCAGCGGAATCTCTTTTCAACGCGACGTTCTTGCGTCCATGGCCCAGGCCCTGGCCCATCGCGGACCGGACCACCAGGGCCTGTTCCAGGACCGTTGCTGCGCCCTGGCCTACAGGCGGCTCTCCGTCATAGATCTGGCAGGGGGCAACCAGCCTGTGATCCACGAACCATCCGGCGCGGTTCTGGTCTTCAACGGCGAAATCTACAACTACCAGCCGCTGCGGGCCGAACTTGCCAGTCTTGGCCATGTTTTCCGCACGCATTCGGACTCGGAAGTCCTGCTCGCGGCCTACCTGCAGTGGGGCGACACATGTCTGCGCCGCCTGGTCGGCATGTTTGCCTTCGCGGTCTGGAACCCACGGGAGCAGACCCTTTTCCTGGCTCGGGACCGCATGGGCAAGAAGCCGCTTTTTTATACGCTCCTGCCCGACGGAACACTGATCTTCGCCTCGGAGATCAAGTCCATCCTGCACTTCCCGGGCGTGCCGCGCCGCATGAATCCCCTGGCCATGGACCGGATGCTGGACTACGGATTCAACCTGGCCCCCGACACATTTCTGCAAGGAATCCATCAGGTTCTGCCCGCCCACACCCTGCTCGCCGGCCGCAACGGGCAGCGAACCGCCCCCTATTGGGACATCCCCATGGAAAGCCCGGTCTCGGCAATCTCCGAAGATGAAGCCGCCGAGGGCCTGCGCCATCATCTGGTCGAAGCCGTGCGCGACCGGCTCGTGGCCGATGTGCCCGTGGCCTGCTACTTAAGCGGCGGCATCGACTCCAGCAGCGTGACCGGCCTTTATGCGAACCTCTCAAACGCCCCTGTCCACACCCTCTCCATCGCCTTCGAGGACGCGGGCTATGACGAACGCCATTTCGCGCGCATGGTTTCAAGCTCGTTCGGCACCAGCCACCACGAATTTTTCTGCGCCATCGCCCAGGAGGAAATCGAGAAACTGGTCTGGCATTTGGAGAGCCCGCTGGTCACCCTTCTGAATCTTCCGTTCTATCTTTTATCCAGGCAAATAAGGGACATGGGATTCAAAGTGGTCCTGTCCGGTGACGGGGCCGACGAAATCCTGGGCGGATATGACTATTTCAAGCTCGTAAAGCTCATGAACTTCATCGGCAGAAACGAAACTGTTGGCCGCGCGAACCTGCTGCGCCGGGTCTTTCCCGGCATTTCCACGCCGCAGCAGGCCTGGATGCAGTACGCGATGCTGAAGGGATATCCCGCCGCGCACCCGGCTCTGCCCTACAGGTTCCAGGCTTTCCAGTTCAAGAACCAGCTCATGAGCGAATCCTTCGTGAACCGCCTTCTGCCCATAATCGGCGAACGGGACGAGGAATTACCCGTGGTTCCGGGATCCCGGTCACTCCTGGACCAGGCCCTGTACCTGGAAACCAAGATGCGCCTGCCAAACCTGACCCTGGCCCTGGCCGACACCATGAGCATGGCCAACTCCGTCGAGCTGCGTTCGCCGTTCATGGATCACCGGCTGGTGGAGTACGTCTTTTCCCTGCCCAGCCACTTCAAGATGCGCGGCCTCAATGAGAAGTACCTGCTTAAAAAAAGCTTTCGAACCTTCCTGCCCCCGGCCATCAGCCAGCGCCGCAAACAGCCGCTGTCCCCTCCGGGCAAATGGTTCATACGCATGTTCCGGGACATGATCGGCGATGTGCTCTCTGCCGCCACCGTCCGCGAAAAAGGGTATTTCAGACCTGAATTCACGGACCACATGCTCGGCGAATTCGATTCCGACAGCCCCATGGATTACAGCGGCGTAATCATTGTCGCCTTCTTCGTGCACCTCTTCGACGATCTCTTTGTATCCGCCAAAACCCCCGGCGGTTGCTAA